A genomic stretch from Oryzias latipes chromosome 24, ASM223467v1 includes:
- the LOC101163294 gene encoding delta-like protein 4 produces MAAWFTFTIAVSTALISQVSGSGIFELHLHEFQNHQGLLSDGRACAPSCRTYFRVCLKNYQTVISPGDCIFGSTVTPVLGANSFQAKDTGTLPGPIQIPFKFGWPGSFSLIIEAWHSSYGNKRPADYKSQDLLISFFAVQRHLSAGTDWSQDTQTDRLTELKYSYRFVCNQSYYGESCSKKCTPRDDRFGHYNCTQDGQLTCLPGWKGKYCEEPVCQEGCSERNGNCSRPGECVCRKGWTGMFCDECETYPACNHGTCQLPWQCNCQEGWGGLLCDQDLNFCTHHRPCVNGATCMNTGQGSYTCTCLPGFTGANCELVMKECDSNPCRNSGKCTSLEGSYKCMCPQGFEGLHCEQSTLTCADSPCFHGGECRERRNGHGYMCKCPRGYTGLNCERRVDKCTLLPCANGGLCLLQGGMSVCSCRAGFTGQRCEININDCSGSPCLNGGTCKDRINDYTCSCPTGFTGRNCQRVLDECTLHPCLNGGLCTESGASGEPAVACICPSGFTGPQCESFVLLSSGVASGDGFQWAAVFLAVGLVALLMLLCMVALALRHIHWQACRREAETETINNLPSVPKDNLIPTSQLKKINQKVSLEVDCDSDKSNFFYKNYHMDSYKFKDEKLQEERSLIYDKSLVDKTPFNRKYREKPERLPPAPLSSRDSRHRSVYVIGEEPEECIIATEV; encoded by the exons ATGGCAGCTTGGTTCACCTTCACCATCGCAGTCAGCACTGCGTTGATATCACAG GTCTCTGGATCTGGAATCTTTGAGCTTCATCTCCACGAATTTCAAAACCACCAAGGATTGCTGTCAGATGGACGCGCGTGCGCTCCCAGCTGCAGGACTTATTTTCGGGTTTGCTTGAAGAACTATCAGACTGTCATCTCACCAGGTGACTGCATCTTTGGAAGCACAGTCACGCCCGTGCTCGGGGCAAACTCTTTCCAAGCCAAAGACACCGGGACTTTACCGGGACCCATCCAGATCCCCTTCAAGTTCGGATGGCCG GGATCGTTTTCATTAATCATTGAGGCCTGGCATTCATCCTATGGAAACAAGCGCCCTGCAG ATTACAAGAGCCAAGACCTTCTGATTAGCTTCTTTGCTGTCCAGAGACATTTGAGCGCAGGAACTGACTGGTCTCAAGATACACAGACGGACAGGCTAACAGAACTGAAATACTCCTACCGCTTCGTCTGCAACCAGAGCTACTATGGAGAAAGCTGCTCCAAGAAATGCACCCCCAGAGACGATCGCTTTGGCCACTACAACTGCACCCAAGATGGGCAGTTAACCTGCTTACCTGGCTGGAAGGGAAAATACTGCGAAGAGC CTGTCTGTCAGGAGGGCTGCAGTGAGAGGAATGGAAACTGCTCCAGGCCTGGGGAGTGTGT ATGCAGAAAAGGTTGGACAGGAATGTTCTGTGATGAGTGTGAGACGTACCCTGCCTGTAACCACGGTACCTGCCAGCTGCCATGGCAGTGTAATTGCCAGGAGGGCTGGGGAGGCCTATTATGTGACCAAG ATCTGAACTTCTGCACCCATCATCGTCCCTGTGTGAACGGCGCCACCTGCATGAACACAGGCCAGGGAAGCTATACCTGCACTTGCTTACCTGGATTTACTGGAGCTAACTGTGAGCTTGTGATGAAGGAGTGTGACAGTAACCCTTGCAGGAATTCAGGCAAATGCACA AGTCTTGAGGGCTCCTACAAGTGCATGTGTCCCCAGGGCTTTGAGGGCTTGCACTGCGAGCAAAGCACGCTGACCTGTGCCGACTCCCCCTGCTTCCATGGTGGCGAATGCAGGGAGAGACGCAACGGCCACGGCTACATGTGCAAGTGTCCCCGAGGATACACCGGGCTCAACTGTGAGAGAAGAGTGGACAAGTGCACACTGCTTCCCTGTGCTAATG GTGGTCTGTGTCTGCTCCAGGGGGGCATGAGTGTGTGCAGCTGCCGTGCAGGATTCACCGGCCAGCGCTGCGAAATCAATATTAATGATTGTTCCGGCAGTCCTTGCCTTAACGGAGGTACCTGCAAAGACAGGATCAACGACTACACCTGCAGCTGCCCCACAGGCTTCACTGGGCGCAACTGCCAAAGAGTCCTGGATGAGTGCACCCTCCACCCTTGCCTCAATGGAGGCTTGTGCACTGAAAGTGGTGCATCTGGGGAGCCAGCAGTGGCCTGCATCTGCCCTTCCGGTTTCACTGGACCTCAATGTGAATCTTTTGTGTTATTATCATCTGGGGTGGCCAGCGGCGATGGCTTCCAGTGGGCAGCGGTCTTTCTGGCTGTAGGCCTGGTGGCGCTGCTCATGCTCCTGTGCATGGTGGCCTTGGCTTTGAGGCACATCCACTGGCAAGCGTGCAGGCGGGAAGCTGAAACTGAGACCATAAACAACCTCCCCAGCGTTCCAAAGGACAACCTGATCCCAACGTCGCAGCTGAAGAAAATTAACCAGAAAGTCAGCCTGGAGGTGGACTGTGACTCGgacaaatcaaactttttctATAAAAATTATCACATGGACTCTTACAAGTTCAAGGATGAAAAGTTACAAGAGGAAAGAAGCTTAATTTATGACAAAAGTTTAGTTGATAAAACACCCTTCAATAGAAAGTACAG ggaaAAGCCTGAGCGTTTGCCGCCAGCACCATTGTCTTCACGAGACTCCAGGCATCGGTCGGTGTATGTCATAGGGGAGGAGCCAGAAGAGTGTATTATCGCAACAGAG